The genome window TTTATTCACTATATAAacaatgttgcagtgaacataaCAGTATATacatcttataaaaatatattcaagaggGTTCCTAAAAGAATTGctgttgaaatatatatttttaagtttttaagtaatctctaaagtcaacatggggctcaaattcatgaccccaagatcaagagttgcatactcctCTGACAAAGCCAGccagtaaatatataaatgtttaaaatatttacagatcctggggcacctgggtggctcagtcagttaagtgaccaactcttgatttcagctcaggtcatgacctcagggtcatgagatcaaaccccacatggggctccacggTGAGAGGAATccgcttttccttctccctctacccctacccccatGCACGTgcgcacattctctctctcaaataaatctttaaaaaaagataaaatatttatagatccCATCAAACTGTCCTCCAGTAGCTTTATTAACTTACTATCCCTTCAGTGTGATTGTGCCTGTTCTTCATCCCCACCAATACTGGCTGTTATAAATacttttgatttttgttaataGAAATAGCTAATACTACTTCATTTAACTTTGCTCAGTTTTTAATTGGGCTGTTTGCTTCTTACTGatttctaggtatttttatttatttatttatttatttatttatttatttattttaaagagagaaagctggggggcgggggcacaatggggagaggcagagagggagagaatcttcacgGAGCCCTAcacagcttgatctcaggaccttgagatcatgatctgagctaaaatcaagagttgaatccttaactgactgagccacccaggcaccacttatTTCTAGGTACTTTTTACTTATTGTAGATGGTACACCTTTCTGTTACATATGTTACAAAGAGGTAATGTTTCCTTCATCACTTAAGGTTCAACTCAACTAACTCCCTTTGAAATTCTTCCTGACAGCTCCAGTCCACACTGTTCTGATGACCCACAGCACTGAGCAGACAGGGCCCCACAGAGTCTTTACTGATTACTAATTGGGATTTTACTGTTCTTTAAACTGGTATTCCTCTCATCTtctcccctcttttctctttctctcctccccagtcACCAATGCAAAGACTCAAAGTAGTTTTAGGGCTTACTATACTTCAAATTTGCACTTTTAATACAtagatgctcaagaaatgttaCCAATGGGTGGCTCcgatcattaagtgtctgccttcgactcaggtaatgatctcagggtcctgggattaagccccacatcacgttcccctgctcagcggggagtctgtttctccctttccttcaattgctccccctgcttatgttcttgccatcaaataaataaaattttaaaaaaagttactgatAATGATGAGAGCATACACCCCTTTACATTCTAGCTTCCATGGCAGGAGTTACTCTTCCACCTTCTTTTCCACTCCCAAATGCCTCCCAGGActagacagaaaacagaatgcaCAATGTAGTTCcatagaagaaaaatgagaagcaaTGGCAACTGTTATTAACTGGAGAATACAACCCTCTCAAAGAGGAATCATTACTCAATTCCAGCAAATTGTCAAGTgggaatataagctccatgatgatagcttctccattttttaagagctgaaaatctgtattttatgttaaatgtgccttttatttatttacttttttatggcATAAAGGGGAttcagccacttaaaaaaaaaaagatcttatttatttgacagagagagtgcacaagtaggcacagtggcagggagagggagaagcaggctccctgctgagtagagagcccgatgtggggaatGATGCCAGactccatcatgacctgagccaaaggcaaacgctcaactgaccgagccacccaggtgtctgttAAAAgtgccttttaaagattttttttttaaatttatttgacagagagagatcacaagtaggcagagaggcaggcagagagagagagagagaggaggaagcaggctatctgctgagcagagagcctgatgcgggactcgatcccaggaccctgagatcatgacctgagccaaaggcagcggcttaacccactgagccacccaggcgcccctaaaagtgtcttttaaaatgtcaggCAACATTGTGTGTTTGTTGGGCTGTGAGCATGTTGAGGTCAGACTCTGCATCTGTCTGGGATATAAGAGGAACTCAGTGTTTATTTTCCCgtatgttttcttccttctactagattaaatgaaatatccaGATCAACCAAGGAAAGATAAAGGCACTTACATAATGGCTAGTAAttagttattctaatgttgttttattTCCACCCTTCAAACCAGACTAAGTAACACGAAGAAAGAGATCCTATTATTCATCCCATCAGATCATATTATTCATTCACACAGTAGCTGGCACAAGGAAAGGTCTTAGAAAAACTTGTTAGTCATGTGTTGAACcaatgatgaataaatgaagaccTGACCAGGTAACCAATTTACATTTAGATTGtgaatttacttttcaaattaaGTGTCCATGTAATCAGTACTTGGCACACTGACCCAAGATGTAGGACAGAAGACCATCCATTAACCCCAATCTTTGTTTTACTTAGCAAATACCAGTCAATATTCaatattggtgaagatgtgtGGTATCTCACCATGAAAATATCACAGCTCTTTACAGCAGTCATGTCCAAACCCATGGCTGCCGAGCTTTCAACGTCAGTCTTAGCTGAAGATAATCCCCGAGTTTTATACTTCTTGGCCCACACTTCTGCTGTTCAGGACTTCTTCCCGGGATCTCTCTGGGAGCTAGTTTCTGCAGGGCCATTCTCTGGGGATAGGTAGTTTGGAGACTCAGTGGTGGGATGGCCTCGCTCTTTCCTCCTCTGCAGCTCCTCCCGCCGCCTTGCCTGCTGTTCACTCATGCAGTCCCTGAAGGCCTGTACCTGCGGCTGACACTGGCGCCAGTCCTGGTGTTGGGCCATGCACTCCTGTACTGCATAATGGGAAGCAGCACAGCCAGAACGGGAGATCAGCCGGTCCAGGGGgtcctcttcctcatcttccttcttCACCTGTCGGGCCCAGGTATGGCCTTGAGTTGACATCTTTGGGAATCTCTGGAACATCAGTGGAGGCAAGGTTAGAGTAGGGATGTGACTATGAGGTTCccctattataaataacactgacCAAAcctattttggtttggtttagccTATTTATGCATTTGTCTCCCATTGGAGACTGTAAGCTTATTTGAGAACAGATATTCGGCCTGATTCATCTTGATGCCATCAGCAATAGGCCTGGCAAGAGAACAGATCTGCAAAATGGTTTGAACTCAATGAAATTACAAGTATATGAGAGTGTTTAGCACAGCACTAAATAAGCTAGAATGGATTCTGCTAATGGAATCTAAAATAGGTGAAATGTCACCTTTTTGGAGCACCTGTCTTGGATCCACCCCCAAAATAAttaatctctcttcttttctcctattAGCCTTTTCCTATGGTTGGAAAAGAACATGGTTTAACATTTGGGAGAGCAACCAAATATGGGTAGAGTTTGACATACAGGAGAAATGGAGAGTTCCGTGTGGCTGTAGCGTGCATGGGCCAGGGCAAGAGATGAGTCTGTGAGATGAGAGTGCTTAATGTGAGGTGGATTTGCCCAGACTGTCTTCCTAAGATCATCTGCTTCACAGCACCCAGTAGAAAGTAGCCTACAGAAAGAATCTGAGAAAGGTTTGAAGGGAAATAAACTCAGCCTTTACACACATTTCACCATGACAGGCTTTAAAGGAATTAGTACTCTTTAATGCCTTTCCTGTGTC of Mustela nigripes isolate SB6536 chromosome 1, MUSNIG.SB6536, whole genome shotgun sequence contains these proteins:
- the LOC132011905 gene encoding cytochrome c oxidase assembly factor 4 homolog, mitochondrial; its protein translation is MSTQGHTWARQVKKEDEEEDPLDRLISRSGCAASHYAVQECMAQHQDWRQCQPQVQAFRDCMSEQQARRREELQRRKERGHPTTESPNYLSPENGPAETSSQRDPGKKS